The genomic stretch CGACGTCGCGTCGCGCGTGCACCGTCTCGCCGTTCGTGAGCGTGACGGTCATCTCCCCGCCGAACGCCCGCTCGCCGGGGTCGGTCGCGCGGTACCGCGCGGTCCAGGTGGGGTCCTCCTCGGTGCGGATCTTGTGCCACAGCGCGACCGTGTCGGGTCGGTGGGCGCGCGCCGGGGCGTAGCTGTCGACGTGGTGCCAGACGCCGTCCTGCAGGGCGACGGCGAGGATGTACATGAGGCTGTGATCGAGGGTCTCGCGGGTCGCGTCGGGATCGAACTTCTCGGGGTCGTTCGCGCCGGTCCCGATCACGTGGTGCGTGTGGTGGCTGGTGCGGACGACGACCTCCTCGATGGCGGCCACGTCGATCGCGTCGGGGCCGCCGGGGAGGCGACGGCGGACGTCGAAGGCGAGGTCGATGAACGCTTGCGCCTGGTACTCCGCGGAGTGGGCCTTCGTGTAGGTCTCGAGGATCGCGCGGCGCGGGTCGTCCGGGTCGGGGAGCGGCACGACGTAGCGCGCGTCGGGCCCGTCGAGGAGCCAGGCGAGGACGCTGTCCTCGCCCTCGTAGATCGGGGCGGGGGCCGCCTCGCCGCGCATGGCGCGGTCGACGGCGGTGACCGCCAGGAGGGCGGAGTGCCCGGGGACGTACGCCTTCCAACTGCTGATGGTGCCCTTTCGGGATTGCCGCGTGGAGAAGGCGACGTGGACCGCCTGGTTGATCGCTTGGTACGTCGTGGCGACGTCGAGGTCCAGCATCGTCGCGAGGCCCGCCGCGGTGGCGGGGCACAGGTGCGCCATGTGGTCGATCTTGTGGCAGTGCAGACAGATCGACTTCACCAGCGCGACGTGCACCTCGTACGCCGCGACGATGCCGCGGGTCAGGGCGGCGCCGTCCCGGCCGGTCTGCTGCGCGACGGCCAGCAGCGGCGG from Trueperaceae bacterium encodes the following:
- a CDS encoding MmgE/PrpD family protein, producing MTDHLVTVHPSRAALPRSEQLAWKLAETALGTRTVDADVAAMAANRLIDDAAVAVASLDRAPVANARAQALAHPHPRGATPFGHAPDVRVHAEWAAWANAVAVRELDFHDTFLAADYAHPGDAIPPLLAVAQQTGRDGAALTRGIVAAYEVHVALVKSICLHCHKIDHMAHLCPATAAGLATMLDLDVATTYQAINQAVHVAFSTRQSRKGTISSWKAYVPGHSALLAVTAVDRAMRGEAAPAPIYEGEDSVLAWLLDGPDARYVVPLPDPDDPRRAILETYTKAHSAEYQAQAFIDLAFDVRRRLPGGPDAIDVAAIEEVVVRTSHHTHHVIGTGANDPEKFDPDATRETLDHSLMYILAVALQDGVWHHVDSYAPARAHRPDTVALWHKIRTEEDPTWTARYRATDPGERAFGGEMTVTLTNGETVHARRDVADAHPNGAAPFARADYVAKFRTLAEGVVPTPEQDRFLHLAERLDTLAPDEVRALTVAAPHLANEADDPATQGGIFR